A window of Osmerus mordax isolate fOsmMor3 chromosome 11, fOsmMor3.pri, whole genome shotgun sequence genomic DNA:
TTAAGGCCACCAGTGGAAAATGGTTAAGTTTGGATTACTTAAAATAGCAAGGGAATTGCCAGTAAATATCTTAAGGCTATCAGAGTTTTGAAGTTCCTTGTTTTGAAATGGTCATTAATGACTTTAAAGCGTACATTAGACAACATCTTCGTCTTGTTTGAGCTGTCTTTTGAAGTCATACAATGGTCATTATTTTGAGAAAATTCAAAGTTCATTAGTTAGTCTGTTTTAGTTAGTCTATTTCATTTTCGATCTGCttttgaaaatatatatattatatagatatatatttaagttattcATTATTTGGCATCTTTAGTTGCTCTTAAGAATTTGTTTAAGTAGTGTTTGGAACTTAAAAAACATCAGAAATGTATGGTGTTCACCAGCCATTAGTCTATTTAAGTTCTTGTGATATGACTTCAGATGCATTAGCACCCTGTCCAACAAAATAATGAGCTTTATTCACCATGGGACTTAACACAAACATCTAGTTATGGCCTATTGGTCAGTTTCAAGAAGGCACAGCGCTATTTGAAGCACAACATGAGGTATAAATGACCTTGGAGGAGAGTGAAACACTACCAACAGCAATGTTCTGGCTAGTGTgactcagacaggaagcagctgtACTGTTTGTGTTCTAGAACATTCTAGTGTGTTCTGGAGGAGTAAGACATACTACACCATATAACACAGGGCAGCTTTTGTGCATGAATCTGTTTTTTAAGCAGTTTGACCTTATTGCCTTAACTGTTGCCTACATAGATATTTCTGGACACGTCAGAGTGCACAATTTTCTGATTTCCTTTCTGAATTCTGAATGTAGGAGGTGTAGGTGTATATTAGTTACCGTTATTGACTGTGATGCAACAACTGAAAGATGTGCTTTCATTTTTGTTgaggtgtgtagtgtgttgATATTCTTGTGAAACCTGTGAAACGTGGTGATTGAGGCTGACCTGGTCCAGTGACACCCAAAGCTCCCACTGACACGTCAgaagtcaaccccccccccccctcctcctcccccccccagacaccaTTCAAACCTGCTGGACCCGGTGCTTTAGTTGGTTGGAAGGAACAGGAATCATCAGAAGGGCACTTTCCTTGTTTCCTCGTATGTTATTTTAAGTGGGGGGAGAAACATCCaattttgtttgttattttaatTCTTTTGCGAACTAGGAGTGCAAGTTCATTGATTCTTGATCAGAACTACATAAATACCAAAAACCAAGTGATCAAAGCTGAACGGCGGATCCTGAAGGAGCTGGGCTTCTGCGTGCACGTTAAACATCCTCACAAGGTGAGTGTCCTGTTCCtcacctcgctcctcctccaccctcacctcgctcctcctccaccctcacctcgctcctcctccaccctcacctcgctcctcttccaccctcacctcgctcctcctccaccctcacctcgctcctcctccaccctcacctcgctcctcctccaccctcacctcgctcctcctccaccctcacctcgctcctcttccaccctcacctcgctcctcctccaccctcacctcgctCCCTCACTGCACCCTCACCTCGCTCCCTCACTGCACCCTCACCTCGCTCCCTCACTGCACCCtcacctcgctcctcctctaccctcacctcgctcctcctctaccctcacctcgctcctcctccaccctcacctcgctcctcctccaccctcacctcgctcctcctccaccctcacctcgctcctcttccaccctcacctcgctcctccaccctcacctcgctcctcctccaccctcacctcgctCCCTCACTGCACCCTCACCTCGCTCCCTCACTGCACCCTCACCTCGCTCCCTCACTGCACCCTCACCTCGCTCCCTCACTGCACCCtcacctcgctcctcctccaccctcacctcgctcctcctccaccctcacctcgctcctcctccaccctcacctcgctcctcctccacccgtaCACCATCTCATCAGCGCACAGCACTGTTCTAAACACAGATTCATTAGTCACCAGGACATCCATGTGTAGCATTACCAACAGCAAGTGTGAAACTGTCGCTTAgcgacacagacaggaagcagccgTGCTGCTCGTGTTCTAGAACGttcttatccccccccccccggctcagTCTAGATCAGTGTGTCCTCGCCCCGTCTGACAGGTTTTCCATAACGTGTCACTGTGTCGTTACAGATCATCGTCATGTACCTTCAAGTCCTGGAATGTGAGAAGAACCAAACGTTGGTCCAGACCGCCTGGTAAGCTCCTACTACTGCAGCActaacccccatcaccccaCCTCATGTCCCCaataccccccaccccaccctttgTAATCCTTCACCTAACTCTCTGATGGATCAGTTTGTTTCTTCCAACTTTTGCGCCTCAGTCCTAACATGacttttcaaaataaaggtctTTGGTTCTTCTGGTGCCTGGGGGAACTCAGTTTAACTTTGTCCTTTCTCTCTACTCTTTGATTAAAGGGTAGTCCATGCTGGTAAGTCTCATAAAGAACCTCTGAACTCTGCCTCCTCCAACCACATGACCTCAGGAAGCTCCCCCCCATTGGTTGGCTGCCCTTCTCCAGACAGCCAATCCCAGTGAGAGCTCTGTGGCGAGATCACTGAAGGGGGCGGGCCTTTCCAACTGCCAACATCATCATGTTTTCTCTTGGGGGTGTCAAAaggatttgtattttttgtttttgttggtttGCTTCCAAGGTTACCAGTTTAAAGACTTTTTTTCTGGTAGTTTAGATTTTAATACAACTGCATTCTACttcgtattttttttttttttagttaAGTTTACCTGAAGTTTGAAGTGAAGTACatacatatatgtattttaGATGTAACCGTTTTTCTGGGTATGTGTAATGCAGTAGTTGTAAGTGACCTGTTGACCTGTATCCTGTCCCCTCTGCCGTGGTCTCCAGACGAGCGTTCCAGGATCATCCCCCTCAGGACCTGTCTCTCCAGTCACCCTGCAGCCTATCTGTATCCACTGCCCTGTGTCTGTAGAGCCAGCTCAGGGCCCAGGTGctccctccccagcctgggGGAGACCCCTGGGTGTGCTGCCTCGGACGCTTTCGTAGAGCCGGAAGGttccagattttttttttttgtcttttagaGATCGTCGgggcacacacactggggtctTCTGACACGCAGGGAGCGGACGTGGAATAAGATTGACAAGTGGAGTCAGTGTCTAGGGTTATTTGTTGTCTGCCTTGTTATGTTTGACTCGGGATAAGTTGgcgtttttgggggggaaatggggggggggggggggggtgcgcacCGGAAGCTGTTACCACCTCATCTGCCTGTGTCCCTCTGCGACATGTATGTTCCTGCTGGGGCATAGATGCTTACAACAATCGCTGTGGCAGTCGACACTCACAGCCTCGCGTGTATCTCCCATCTAGTCGTCATAGTGCTGGCTGCTACCCGATCACACTTAGTGTGAAAACCAACTGAGCGGAGCTTTTACTCTCAGTAGTTTAGTATTTCATTCCATAGCACCAGTCTGAGCTGTCCACTCCTGCACGTCCCCTCTGCCCCAGACATGGAATGACTGTCCAACCATCCAGTCACAGCATTTACCCCTACCCacttaacccccccctccccagtatgTCTGCATGTGCAGTTGTAGGCATGTGACATTATCTACATGTTCGGTGTGTAAATTATGGGTGTGGAGTTCAGTGTGTAAACTGGGTGGAGCAGGCCTGGATGTAGTCCACGGTATGGTAAGATGTGTCTGTGGTACAGCCCCCCGACACAGGGCCCAGTCCACTGGAAGTGCTTCTCATCTGTTGTGCATGGACGACCCCCACCCTCCATGGaggcaccagagagagagagagaaggacaaagtTAACCTAGAGAGTCTCCGTTCCTGTTTCTGTGTTATGGTTCTACTGCAGTGTTGCTCCCCTCAAGCTTGCGCTCACCAGCCCGGCCTTGGACACAGCTGTGGCTTGCAGCAGGCTTTTgctccagcccagctccaccatccctcccacacacccagcctGAGAGCCAGGCTGTATAGGGTGGGCGTAAGGGCAGGTTGGTCAAGGCCTGGAACTGTCAGAAAAGCCTGCCTCAAGTCTAGGGCTCTTCCCTTTGGTCCTGGGCGGGCTTGGTGACCACAGCTGTGGATCAGGGCTGGGCTGTGATGTTGTGGGGGTTGGTGGAcagaggggtgagtgtgggggcGAAGGTGCCATGTTTTCTGTATGTGTCTCCTGTGTATCGTAGGAACTACATGAACGACAGCCTGAGGACCAACGTGTTTGTGAGGTTCCAAGCTGAGACCATCGCCTGTGCCTGCATCTTCCTCGCTGCCAGAGCCCTGCTGGTAGGTGGTGTAGCTCTCCACCTCTcgccccttcacctctctcactGTTTGTAGATACAAGTGGAGATCAAACTAGTATTTTATCTTGCTATCCTCTCTAGATGCCCctgccctccagacctccctggTATCTGCTGTTCGGAGCCACTGACGAGGAGATCAAGGAGATCTGCCTAACCACCCTCAAACTCTACACCAGGAAgaaggtaaaacacacacacacactgtccgcaCTAAGCCACATGTTCCACCACACTGTTTCCTTCCTTTGTGGGGTCCATGAATGCAAGAGCATCTTCCCTGTCTCCTCAGCCTAACTACGATCatctggagaaggaggtggagaggaggaagatgttcCTGCAGGAGGCCAAGCTGAAGGCCAAGGGGCTGAACCCTGACGGGACCCCCGCGCTGTCTGCCCTGGGGGGCTTCTCCCCCGGCTCCAAACCTTGTGAGGGCAACCTTTTATTCTTCATTCAACCTTCATTTAACAAGGAAAACCTGTTGAGACATAATCCCTTTCTCAAGGAGAGCTGGCCATGAATGGCAGTAGAGAGATATTCAAAAGTTACATTGACCACATGTATGACAGTATGTATCAGTACGCACCTACTTCCTGTTATAACCATTGCCTTCCTCGTTCAGTAGATTGGACTGCAGCTTGGTCTACTAACAGAGGATGacgtgtgtgcgcgtttgtgttCTCCCAGGTTCTCCTAATGTCGTGAAGTCAGAGGAGAAGTCCCCAAACCCCCAGAACCTGAAACCTGTCAAGAAGGAGCCGGACAACCGAGCGCAGGGCTCCAAGAGCCCACACAacgggtgagacacacacacacacacactactgcacacacacacacacactactgcacacacacacacactactgcacacacaccactgtacaGTTACTTCATTCTCCTCTGAGTGTAACGTCTCTTCTCtgccccccgtctctctcaggatgaggaaggaggccAGGATTGGCAGGAACAGCAGGAGTGGGAGTGGCTCCCGGTCCAGAACACGCTCTCACTCGCGTTCCCGCTCTCCCCGCAGACAGTAAGACACCTTTCCTGCATCTTTAACCTGGGGGTTATTGGGAGTTGATGTAGTTGGGTGTAGGCCTGTCTgacccccgcctctctcctgtctccccttcctcccctcgtaGTTACAACAGCAGACGCAGTCGCTCGGGCACCTACAGCTCCCGCTCTCGCTCCCGTTCCCACAGCCGCAGCCCGTCGCCGCGGCGACACCCGCCCTCGCCGCTGCTACCCCACCTCAAGCCGAAGCCCAGTCACCACGGCAACAGCGAACCCAAGCCGCCGGGTCGCGGCAGCAACAGTGGCGGGGCCCACAAGAGGAAGCGCTCGCGGTCTCGCTCGCGGTCGCGCTCGCCCttcaagggagagagggaacgggagagggagagggagcgcagCTCGTCGGACCTCTCCTCTTCCAAGAAACACAAGCACGAGAGGGGCGgaggccaccaccaccaccgcggGGGCGAGCGGAGGGACAGGTCCCGGTCGtacgagcgggagagagagagggagcgcgcTCACAAGAGCAAGCACCACGGCAGCAGCGGCCACTCAGGGCACGGACGGCACCGACGCTGAGACGGCACCACCGCTGAGAcggcctggagagaggaggcctggagagaggaggctgggccCTGACGATGACTCCTCCTGGGGCTTCTCTGACCAGGGGGACGACGCGGCCCAGAGGAGCTCAGCTCTGCGGCCTCCTGGACGGTGTCCCGTCCTGGTCTGCAGCAGCCTCCTTCATTCAGCTTTGatttctgcctcttcctcctccgcaaacacctccctcccaaccccttTTTTCCCCCCAACCTTTTTTTAGTTTCAATGTAAAGTTATGGACTATGGAAATGACATTTACAGTGTAAAGATGGTGTAAACTGCTGACGTATTGTGAACGCTTTGATTTATAAAAGCCCTACTCAGTGGAAGAAGGAATGAGTATGTATGTACAACAATAAAAGGATCATTCAGGAACGACATCATGACTTTTTGCACAAAATAGACTATGGCAGACAGCTTACATGGGTTGTGTTTGTTAGATCTATGATTTGGACAAGTGTGCGTTCTTCTAAAGCCGTATTCTGTACAGACACAAAGATTAACTGGGGTCTCCGAACGAGAGAGACCATATTTTTTTACAGCTGTATGCAGACTCTTGATTTCCAAACCTTTTAGGATCGTGGTGAATTTGTTACACTGGTTTTTAGTCTGCACGTGTTCATGTCAGATTTTtactcaataaaaaaaattaaaaaaagaccTAGACTGCAGTGTCACAGGGTTCTGTCTAAGAAGCTGGATGAACGAAGGTTCTTATCAAGTCATACCATGCAGAAGGTGAGTCAGGCTTCTCTGTGTGAACGTAAATGCAAAAAGAAGAATGATGTCTTGATTTTATGATCTGGA
This region includes:
- the ccnl1a gene encoding cyclin-L1a isoform X1 — its product is MAAGPLSAVSNTSTNNDGILIGDRVYSEVYLTIDNSLIPEERLSPTPSMSDGLDLHIETDLRILGCELIQSAGILLRLPQVAMATGQVLFHRFFYSKSFVKHSFEIVAMACVNLASKIEEAPRRIRDVINVFHHLRQIRGKRSASSLILDQNYINTKNQVIKAERRILKELGFCVHVKHPHKIIVMYLQVLECEKNQTLVQTAWNYMNDSLRTNVFVRFQAETIACACIFLAARALLMPLPSRPPWYLLFGATDEEIKEICLTTLKLYTRKKPNYDHLEKEVERRKMFLQEAKLKAKGLNPDGTPALSALGGFSPGSKPCSPNVVKSEEKSPNPQNLKPVKKEPDNRAQGSKSPHNGMRKEARIGRNSRSGSGSRSRTRSHSRSRSPRRHYNSRRSRSGTYSSRSRSRSHSRSPSPRRHPPSPLLPHLKPKPSHHGNSEPKPPGRGSNSGGAHKRKRSRSRSRSRSPFKGERERERERERSSSDLSSSKKHKHERGGGHHHHRGGERRDRSRSYERERERERAHKSKHHGSSGHSGHGRHRR
- the ccnl1a gene encoding cyclin-L1a isoform X2, with product MTTMRCRSPPTPLPPVGVARGLESPRGPGIGDDRSASSLILDQNYINTKNQVIKAERRILKELGFCVHVKHPHKIIVMYLQVLECEKNQTLVQTAWNYMNDSLRTNVFVRFQAETIACACIFLAARALLMPLPSRPPWYLLFGATDEEIKEICLTTLKLYTRKKPNYDHLEKEVERRKMFLQEAKLKAKGLNPDGTPALSALGGFSPGSKPCSPNVVKSEEKSPNPQNLKPVKKEPDNRAQGSKSPHNGMRKEARIGRNSRSGSGSRSRTRSHSRSRSPRRHYNSRRSRSGTYSSRSRSRSHSRSPSPRRHPPSPLLPHLKPKPSHHGNSEPKPPGRGSNSGGAHKRKRSRSRSRSRSPFKGERERERERERSSSDLSSSKKHKHERGGGHHHHRGGERRDRSRSYERERERERAHKSKHHGSSGHSGHGRHRR